The following are encoded in a window of Paenibacillaceae bacterium GAS479 genomic DNA:
- a CDS encoding ABC-2 type transport system permease protein encodes MIGVWRRETNATAAIAARDITKSLKNPTLLIVSLIMPLLFMGILGGSLNQNMAGGLGFNFLQFMMIGMIVNSTFTGLITGMSSLIEERDQNLTQELFVSPISRYSIIIGKMIGSSFTSLIGLIGILIVAAVMGIPLGGWHIVYVFLLTPLFCLVGGSLGILFIGIVNDSKTADIGSMMLIMPQMFLAGALTPIQHSTGILAFLAKLMPMTYCIDLARAVFYAGTPMYDQIVLNSPVVNLTVMAAIFVLFTVVGTMLFVRSDKNR; translated from the coding sequence ATGATCGGAGTCTGGAGAAGAGAGACAAATGCGACTGCCGCCATCGCGGCGCGGGACATTACAAAAAGCTTGAAAAACCCGACGTTGCTCATTGTATCCCTCATTATGCCATTGCTGTTCATGGGAATATTGGGCGGCAGTCTGAACCAGAATATGGCAGGTGGGCTTGGTTTCAATTTTCTGCAATTTATGATGATCGGAATGATCGTCAACAGCACTTTTACCGGGCTGATTACGGGGATGAGCTCGCTTATTGAGGAACGCGATCAGAATCTGACGCAGGAGCTGTTCGTCAGCCCCATCTCGCGGTATTCCATTATTATCGGCAAAATGATTGGCTCCAGCTTCACCAGCCTAATCGGGCTGATCGGCATCTTAATCGTCGCTGCGGTCATGGGCATTCCGCTTGGCGGCTGGCACATCGTGTACGTATTCCTGTTGACCCCGCTTTTCTGCCTGGTTGGCGGATCACTCGGAATTCTGTTCATCGGCATTGTCAATGACAGCAAAACAGCCGACATCGGTTCCATGATGCTCATTATGCCGCAGATGTTCCTAGCCGGAGCGCTTACGCCGATCCAGCATTCCACCGGTATTTTGGCCTTCCTTGCCAAGCTGATGCCGATGACCTATTGCATTGATCTGGCGCGGGCGGTATTCTACGCGGGTACTCCGATGTATGATCAAATTGTATTGAATTCCCCAGTGGTCAACCTGACCGTGATGGCTGCTATATTTGTACTGTTCACGGTAGTCGGCACGATGCTGTTTGTCCGATCGGATAAAAATAGGTAA